The sequence TCGGGGTCTGGGACGGCTGAGCCGGCATCGATGGGTTCTCCACATGGTTCGGGGTTGCCGCATAGTGGTGCTCCGGTGGTGGTGGATCCGTTGCCGGAGTCGGTTTTGTCTGATCATCCGTGTGAGGTGCTGACGCCGGAGCAGGTGCGGGCGGTGCTGGGTACGGGGGCGTCGGAGGGGAGGCGTAGGGATCTGGGGTCGGTCGGGCCGGTTTGCGACTGGGGGAACAAGGAGAGGTTCTCCGGGTTCGCGGTTGGTTTCAGTGTTGTGTCGCGGCAGGGGTTGAGTGCGCAGTATGCGAATACGAAGCCTCAGAAGGCGGTTTTCCGGGAGTTGGATTCGGTCGCGGGGTTTCCCGCGGTGGCGTTCAAGGACAGTGAAGACGAGATCGTTTGTACTGTGGCCGTGGGTATTGCCAACGAGTATTCGGTAGTGACCGTTGTGACTTTGGGTTTAGAGGGGGAGTCGGACGGGACTGATTCCTGTGTTGCGGCGGAGACTGTCTCCGAGATAGTCGTGGAGAATTTGAAGGCCAAGGCGGGGGATGACGGTGGGGTTGTTCGACGGGATCGGTGATCATTTCGACGAGGAGTTCATGCGGAAGATCCTCG comes from Saccharomonospora xinjiangensis XJ-54 and encodes:
- a CDS encoding DUF3558 domain-containing protein, with protein sequence MKRVVTALSVGLVVLVVAGCSGDSGGTAGPSGSGTAEPASMGSPHGSGLPHSGAPVVVDPLPESVLSDHPCEVLTPEQVRAVLGTGASEGRRRDLGSVGPVCDWGNKERFSGFAVGFSVVSRQGLSAQYANTKPQKAVFRELDSVAGFPAVAFKDSEDEIVCTVAVGIANEYSVVTVVTLGLEGESDGTDSCVAAETVSEIVVENLKAKAGDDGGVVRRDR